Proteins encoded in a region of the Candidatus Nitrosomarinus catalina genome:
- a CDS encoding AAA family ATPase encodes MTEKNSLLIHKIEINNCGGFRGSHELEFSTDPEKNITVIQAESGRGKSTSFQLIYWCLYGEFFKPQSNTTLDDEGLINLPSLNELQLGKKVTGSVSLTVNDENGELYVLTRSATATKLRDENGKKFDRLNNSRINSGIQIETDCKLRLKDEKEGGMFTERDDSLINAEIRSYLPKDLSDFVLFDGEKLMKFQNSNDSKAIIMDGIQKLSGLPVVDSLIESTAYTKQEIKKLVARKTGGADGEALARALQDVQDDIADQEKIRETNKGLLSENRIRYNELQEIMGKTKAGKDVQGRINKKENEVKTLKKLQNKINDEIKQFLFKNVPYLLIRNTLLESQKDFGRLEELQKIPPSITSEGIDKLRNALTCVCGRDFEENDEVWDELGRVKETIIDSDMVSSISQGRGLISQIVDQSNPEKIRQRYDELEDHEIDITRQLKITKTELAELYEERRTLPSSGTETYEQLDKKSRDLFNGIGKIQSKIDDAKEQLLNLEDDKTNLNKKYEEAVSHGEKFQDDKDKVTILNAIEKLSKAKRKEISDILRDTAEKATNEYFMMSAPQKEEFDKVMITSNYDILAVDENENTKLTSMGQSHVLGLSYVFGCRSITEKNTFLFIDSPLHNISGEFRNEVAEVLAKYLPNVQIVLFVTDTEYTSGPLGEIPVRDILKPTNKIWKEYAIELCKTDDGNTTRCFKEMK; translated from the coding sequence ATGACTGAAAAAAATAGTTTGTTAATACATAAAATTGAAATTAATAACTGTGGGGGTTTTCGCGGTAGTCATGAATTAGAATTTTCAACTGATCCAGAAAAAAATATCACAGTTATCCAGGCTGAAAGCGGTAGAGGAAAGTCAACTTCGTTTCAATTAATTTACTGGTGTCTGTATGGCGAATTTTTTAAACCTCAATCCAATACTACTTTGGATGACGAAGGATTAATCAACTTACCATCTTTAAATGAGTTACAACTTGGGAAAAAAGTAACTGGTTCCGTTTCACTTACAGTAAATGATGAAAATGGTGAACTGTATGTTCTAACACGTTCTGCAACTGCAACAAAACTTCGTGATGAAAATGGAAAGAAATTCGACAGATTAAATAATTCTAGAATTAATTCTGGCATACAAATTGAAACTGATTGCAAGCTTAGATTAAAAGATGAAAAAGAAGGTGGAATGTTTACTGAGAGAGATGATTCATTAATTAACGCAGAGATTAGATCATATTTGCCAAAAGATCTAAGTGATTTTGTACTGTTTGATGGTGAAAAGTTAATGAAATTTCAAAATTCTAATGACTCTAAAGCAATCATAATGGATGGAATTCAAAAACTTTCTGGATTGCCTGTAGTTGACTCATTGATAGAATCCACGGCCTATACTAAACAGGAAATCAAAAAACTAGTTGCAAGAAAAACAGGCGGTGCAGACGGTGAAGCACTTGCTCGTGCATTACAAGACGTTCAGGATGATATCGCAGATCAAGAAAAAATTAGGGAGACTAACAAAGGATTATTGTCAGAAAATAGGATTCGCTATAATGAACTTCAGGAAATTATGGGTAAAACTAAAGCTGGAAAAGATGTTCAGGGTAGAATCAATAAAAAAGAAAACGAGGTTAAAACTTTAAAAAAATTACAAAATAAAATCAATGATGAAATAAAACAATTTCTGTTCAAAAATGTTCCATACTTATTAATTCGAAACACCCTATTGGAATCCCAAAAAGATTTTGGCAGATTAGAGGAATTACAAAAAATACCCCCATCTATCACTTCTGAAGGAATAGATAAACTTCGAAATGCATTAACATGTGTATGTGGACGAGATTTTGAAGAAAATGATGAAGTATGGGATGAATTAGGCCGTGTTAAAGAAACAATTATTGATAGTGATATGGTGTCTAGTATCTCACAAGGTCGTGGACTAATTAGTCAAATTGTTGATCAATCAAATCCTGAAAAAATTAGACAAAGATATGATGAATTAGAGGACCATGAAATTGATATAACTCGTCAATTGAAAATTACTAAAACTGAGTTAGCTGAGCTATATGAGGAAAGGAGAACCCTTCCTTCATCTGGAACTGAAACTTATGAACAACTTGATAAAAAAAGTCGGGATTTGTTTAATGGAATAGGTAAAATACAGTCAAAGATAGACGATGCTAAAGAGCAATTACTTAATTTAGAAGATGACAAAACCAATCTAAATAAAAAATATGAAGAAGCTGTTTCACATGGAGAAAAATTTCAGGATGATAAAGACAAAGTAACTATTTTGAATGCAATTGAAAAATTATCTAAAGCAAAAAGGAAAGAAATCTCAGACATCTTAAGAGATACTGCAGAAAAAGCAACTAATGAATATTTTATGATGTCTGCTCCTCAAAAAGAAGAATTTGACAAAGTTATGATTACATCAAACTATGACATTTTAGCTGTAGATGAAAATGAAAACACAAAACTAACTTCAATGGGACAGTCACATGTTTTAGGATTATCTTATGTATTTGGTTGTCGAAGTATTACCGAAAAAAATACATTTTTGTTTATAGATTCTCCGCTACACAATATATCTGGAGAATTTAGAAATGAAGTGGCAGAAGTCTTGGCAAAATATTTGCCAAATGTTCAAATTGTTTTATTCGTGACTGACACAGAATATACATCAGGTCCGCTTGGTGAAATACCTGTTAGGGACATACTCAAACCAACCAATAAGATCTGGAAAGAATATGCGATTGAATTATGTAAAACTGACGATGGAAATACTACCAGATGTTTTAAGGAGATGAAATAA